In a genomic window of Primulina huaijiensis isolate GDHJ02 chromosome 10, ASM1229523v2, whole genome shotgun sequence:
- the LOC140985912 gene encoding uncharacterized protein: MLFYLTTLSLSRFLKEDPPTVAENETDTNMRAALDAWNQSDFLCKNYILNGLDNALYNVYFQVKTAKELWDMLDKKCRAEDAGLKKFIVGRFLDFKMVDSNSVMSQVQELQLILHEIHAKGMSLSESFQVAALIEKLLPLWKDFKNYLKHKRKEMGLEDLIGRLRIEEDNKSTEAKTSKMAARVNIVESSFKGKKRKFEKQPQQGQQPPNKKKFKGNCYNCGKPNHMAKDCRKPKKGNPQANVVQERSVPFDFSELDLSAVILEANLVENPNEWWVDTRATRHICSNKGLFSTYTLSIGRKLYMGNSTTSEVVGTGNVVLKMTSGLEVTLVDALHVPDIRKNLVSGSLLVKHGFRLVFESNKVVLTKNDHFIGKRYLDENLFKLNVMAIRQNVVEKTKENGSSKRKFETEHEGQGPTHEQTLNENATPLEGYSKEPEPRRSKKARISKSFGPEFHTFMLENEPKDIQDALASPEAPYWKEAINSEMDSILQNHTWELVDLPPGTRESYVIVCLYVDDMLIMGNSQDLIKDTKKMLTKHFDMKDMGIADVILGIKIFRTPEAIILSQSHYVETMLKKFNAYDSTPVKTPLDVNAHLAKNRGEPVSQLEYSRIVGSLMYITNCTRPDIACAVNKLSRFTSNPSDAHWKALTRDSKSTSGYVFTIGGGAISWRSSKQTCIARSTMESEFIALDKAAEEAEWLRNFLEDIPCWTSPVPAIMIHCDSQSAIARAQNTCKSGVNRIPFYKEITYVRVRRPPR; the protein is encoded by the exons ATGCTTTTCTATCTCACAACCTTGAGTTTGTCAAGGTTCTTGAAGGAAGATCCTCCCACCGTTGCTGAAAACGAGACAGACACCAACATGAGGGCCGCTTTGGATGCATGGAACCAAAGTGATTTTCTATGCAAGAACTACATCCTCAATGGACTTGACAATGCATTGTACAATGTGTATTTTCAAGTCAAGACCGCCAAGGAACTTTGGGATATGCTTGATAAGAAATGCAGGGCGGAGGATGCGGGCTTGAAGAAGTTCATTGTTGGGAGATTTTTGGACTTcaagatggtggactcaaacTCCGTGATGAGTCAAGTGCAAGAACTACAACTTATCTTGCACGAGATTCATGCGAAAGGAATGAGTCTAAGCGAGTCCTTCCAAGTTGCTGCATTGATCGAGAAACTCCTTCCgttgtggaaggatttcaagAATTACTTGAAGCACAAAAGAAAGGAGATGGGATTGGAGGATCTCATTGGGAGATTGAGGATAGAAGAGGACAACAAGAGCACCGAGGCCAAGACAAGTAAAATGGCAGCAAGGGTGAACATTGTTGAATCAAGTTTCAAAGGGAAGAAGAGGAAGTTTGAGAAGCAACCACAACAAGGCCAACAACCACCAAATAAGAAGAAGTTCAAAGGCAATTGTTATAACTGCGGAAAACCGAATCACATGGCTAAGGATTGTAGGAAGCCAAAGAAGGGAAATCCTCAAGCCAACGTAGTTCAAGAAAGGTCGGTaccatttgatttttctgaaCTTGATTTATCTGCAGTTATTTTGGAAGCAAATTTGGTGGAAAACCCCAACGAGTGGTGGGTTGATACCAGAGCAACTCGACACATATGCTCCAACAAGGGGTTGTTCTCCACATACACTCTATCTATCGGGAGAAAACTATATATGGGGAACTCTACTACATCTGAGGTGGTGGGAActggaaatgtggtactgaaGATGACATCGGGTTTGGAAGTAACTCTTGTTGATGCACTTCATGTACCGGACATAAGAAAGAACCTCGTGTCGGGGTCTCTGTTGGTCAAACATGGGTTTAGACTAGTATTTGAGTCTAACAAAGTTGTATTGACCAAGAATGATCATTTTATTGGAAAAAGATATCTCGATGAGAACCTTTTCAAGTTGAATGTAATGGCTATACGCCAAAATGTTGTTGAAA aaacgaaagaaaatggttctAGCAAGCGAAAATTTGAGACGGAGCATGAAGGTCAAGGACCTACACATGAGCAAACTCTAAATGAAAATGCTACACCATTGGAAGGCTATTCAAAGGAGCCAGAGCCAAGAAGAAGCAAAAAGGCTAGAATCTCAAAGTCTTTTGGTCCAGAATTTCATACTTTTATGTTGGAGAATGAACCAAAAGACATACAAGATGCTCTGGCTAGCCCTGAAGCTCCCTATTGGAAAGaagccatcaactctgaaatggatTCCATATTGCAAAACCATACTTGGGAACTAGTGGATCTTCCACCAG GCACTCGAGAATCTTATGTAATAGTATGtttatatgtggatgacatgctaATAATGGGGAATAGTCAAGATTTGATTAAGGatacaaagaaaatgttgacaaaacattttgatatgaaagatatgggtattGCTGATGTAATTCTAGGGATTAAAATATTTAGAACTCCAGAAGCAATAATCCTATCTCAGTCTCATTATGTAGAAACAATGTTGAAGAAGTTTAACGCTTATGACTCTACCCCAGTAAAAACGCCTTTAGACGTAAATGCCCATTTGGCGAAGAATCGTGGAGAACCAGTTTCCCAACTGGAATACTCCAGAATTGTTGGAAGCCTTATGTACATCACTAACtgtactagacctgacattgctTGTGCGGTTAACAAGTTAAGTCGGTTTACAAGTAATCCTAGTGATGCACACTGGAAGGCATTGACAAGG GATTCCAAATCCACCAGCGGCTATGTATTTACCATTGGTGGAGGAGCAATCTCTTGGAGGTCATCGAAACAAACTTGCATTGCTAGATCTACTATGGAATCGGAGTTCATAGCGCTAGATAAAGCTGCAGAAGAAGCTGAATGGCTTCGTAACTTTCTAGAGGACATTCCGTGTTGGACAAGTCCAGTGCCAGCAATCATGATACATTGCGATAGTCAGTCGGCAATTGCAAGGGCACAAAACA
- the LOC140986328 gene encoding probable pectin methyltransferase QUA3, whose product MGHLNLHSSKTRSSRQWRLLDIVTATFFAAVLLFFILVFTPLGDSLAASGRRTLLRSSGSDPRHRGRLVELVESGRNTAPIDACPSEMVDHMPCEDPRINSQLSRDMNYYRERHCPPFEETPLCLIPPPLGYRVPVQWPESLHKIWHDNMPYNKIAERKGHQGWMKKEGPHFIFPGGGTMFPDGAVQYIEKLKQYIPIAGGVLRTALDMGCGVASFGGYMLAEEILTLSFAPRDSHKAQIQFALERGVPAFVAMLGTSRLPFPAFSFDLVHCSRCLIPFTAYNATYFLEVDRLLRPGGFLVISGPPVQWQKQDKEWNDLQAVARSLCYEIIVVDGNTAIWKKTNGDSCILNQNEFGLHFCEESVDPNFAWSFKLKKCVSRIPSAKGNFAIGMIPKWPDRLTKAPSRASVMKNGMDVFEADNRRWVRRVAYYKNSLNLKLGTPSIRNVMDMNAFFGGFAAAITSDPVWVMNVVPPRKPSILDVIYDRGLIGVYHDWCEPFSTYPRSYDLIHVAAIESLIKDLSSGKSRCNLVDLMVEMDRMLRPEGTVVIRDSPEVIDKAARIARAIRWKPTIHEKESESHGTERILVAHKNLWKLPS is encoded by the exons ATGGGTCACTTGAATCTCCACTCTTCCAAGACGCGTAGTTCGCGACAATGGCGTCTGCTGGATATAGTAACCGCCACTTTTTTCGCGGCGGTTCTGCTCTTCTTCATTCTTGTATTCACCCCATTGGGAGATTCCTTAGCGGCGTCTGGGCGTCGGACGCTGCTCCGGTCATCTGGGTCTGATCCGCGCCATCGCGGGAGGCTGGTGGAGCTCGTGGAGTCGGGCCGGAACACGGCGCCGATCGATGCCTGTCCTTCGGAGATGGTTGATCACATGCCTTGTGAGGATCCGCGGATCAATAGTCAGCTGAGTCGGGATATGAATTACTACAGGGAAAGGCATTGCCCTCCATTTGAGGAGACACCGCTGTGTTTGATCCCGCCGCCGCTTGGGTATCGGGTGCCAGTTCAGTGGCCGGAGAGTTTGCACAAG ATATGGCATGATAATATGCCTTACAATAAAATAGCGGAAAGGAAAGGCCACCAGGGATGGATGAAAAAGGAAGGTCCACATTTCATTTTCCCTGGAGGTGGCACAATGTTCCCAGATGGAGCAGTACAATATATCGAGAAACTTAAGCAGTATATCCCTATAGCTGGTGGAGTTCTGAGAACCGCCCTTGATATGGGATGCGGG GTTGCTAGTTTTGGTGGATATATGCTTGCCGAAGAGATTTTAACACTTTCTTTTGCTCCAAGGGATTCACACAAAGCACAGATACAATTTGCCTTGGAAAGAGGAGTACCAGCTTTTGTTGCAATGCTTGGCACTAGTAGACTCCCTTTTCCTGCTTTCTCTTTTGATTTGGTGCACTGTTCTCGGTGCTTGATCCCTTTCACTGCATACA ATGCCACGTATTTTCTTGAAGTTGATCGGTTACTTCGCCCAGGAGGCTTCCTAGTCATCTCTGGCCCCCCTGTACAGTGGCAAAAACAAGACAAAGAATGGAATGATCTGCAGGCTGTGGCCAGATCATTGTGTTATGAGATCATTGTTGTGGATGGAAACACAGCAATCTGGAAAAAGACTAATGGGGATTCATGTATTCTAAATCAGAATGAATTTGGACTTCATTTTTGTGAAGAATCTGTTGATCCAAATTTTGCATG GTCTTTCAAGTTGAAAAAATGTGTGAGTCGGATACCATCTGCCAAGGGAAATTTTGCTATTGGGATGATTCCAAAATGGCCCGATAGATTGACAAAGGCTCCTTCACGGGCTAGTGTCATGAAGAATGGAATGGATGTGTTCGAAGCTGATAATCGAAGATGGGTAAGAAGGGTTGCTTATTACAAGAATTCGCTAAATTTGAAACTAGGAACTCCATCTATACGAAATGTCATGGACATGAATGCATTCTTTGGAGGTTTTGCTGCAGCAATAACATCTGATCCTGTTTGGGTGATGAATGTCGTCCCTCCTCGCAAGCCTTCGATTCTTGATGTCATTTATGATCGTGGACTTATTGGAGTTTACCACGATTG GTGTGAGCCTTTTTCCACTTATCCTCGGTCTTACGATCTAATTCATGTAGCTGCTATAGAATCTCTTATAAAGGATCTGAGTTCTGGAAAGAGCAG GTGTAACCTTGTGGATTTGATGGTAGAAATGGATCGAATGTTACGCCCTGAAGGTACGGTTGTCATTCGAGATTCACCAGAAGTGATTGATAAAGCAGCTCGCATCGCTCGTGCGATTAGATGGAAACCTACTATACACGAGAAAGAATCCGAATCACACGGAACAGAGAGAATTCTGGTAGCACATAAGAACTTGTGGAAGCTACCTTCCTGA